In the genome of Osmerus mordax isolate fOsmMor3 chromosome 10, fOsmMor3.pri, whole genome shotgun sequence, the window ATAGAGTAAAGTAGAGTAGAGGCCAGAGGAGTAAAGTACAGATGTATGTTCAGcacagtaaagcagagcagagcataCAGTAAGAGTTGAGTAGAGTACAGCAGTAGGttcagtagagtagagcagtagATTCAGTGGAGCAGCATATTTAGCTGACTAGTGCATAGTAGAGTAGAGCAAAGCATAATACTGTAGAATATAgtggagtacagtagagtagagtagtaggttttgtagagtacagtagagtagagaaGTAGATGTGTtaaagtacagtagagtagTATATTtggtagagtacagtagagtatattggagtagagtagagtagaggggAGTGACAGCAGTATGGTAGGGTAGTAGGTAGTAGAAGGATGAACAGGGCCCAGCTCTATTGGCACAGACTTTGACCGAAAATGGCAAAGCAGCTGTGCTCTTAAAGGACACTCCCGGCTATCCTGTGATTGGATGACTAACGTCAACACAGGCATCTGCTCACAAACAGCTTTGGAATGTCTTGGAACAACTCCTcgcaatgtgtgtatgtgagagtatgtgtgtgtgggtgtgtgtgtgtgtgtgtgtggggggggggctgagagagtgaggtagaggagggagacagagaaggaggaagagataagagagggtttcagagagaaaggagagagactgagactggCTTCAAACTTTCGACTTCTAGTGGGATCGAAGGAGCAGCAGTTCATGACTTTTCAGACTGGTACTAACATTCTGGAACGTTAAAAACAATGTTTCCAATTCTTACAAAACACAAAtgctttatttaaaaaaagttaaCGCAGAAACAAAAAAGTGAGGGGATGTCATACAACAGACACCTGGGCTGGATGTTCTGGTCGGAGTGCACCACCCTGTGGACGTTGGCAGTAGGGAACCTTTTTAGAGTTCCTCCATCAGGAGAAAAcctgtttttgttagtattcttacgAGTAGGTTTCTTccgtcagccttctggacactggccttTCATTTGaactatatctggacaaaatttCAGTCTTCTGGACTCTCAAATCCTGGTGCATGCAGAGGTTTAGAAATCGGCAGGTTGAAACATGCTTTTACAAGTCTCGCCCTCTAACGTGAATTGTACAATATTTTGTCCTAAAAATACAACTAACCATGGGAATAAACTGTATGTTAAcgccttttaagtttttctgaACAGTAATTAGAAAGATCACACACTTGTGATATATAACTTTTTTATTATAAGGAATATCATGGTGACATGTAACTTGACCCAAAAGTGTAACATTTTGTGACACATTATTTACACAAGACATTTCATTTGGCAGTAAATAAAATGTAACGTTTACAGTCAACATATTTTTATTTCAACACATCACAACAGTTAACTTTGTATTTGTTGCTCAGGTTTTGAAAAAGTATCTGAGGTTTCTTCACGTGTCTAGTTGGACCACGGTTTATAATTGCCCCATTTCTGAAACGACGTTTCTGATCTAGGCTACCAATCCAATATCCAGGACAGGACAGTGCGCAATTTTATGCACTGGCCGTTAGGGGGCGCCTTTTACCAACCATTGACATCACGAGCGGGTATAATTGAAAAAAGCAGCTCATGTTAACCAACAGCCACTGCAGTTGTCTTCCTTGAACTCAGAAACAATCAACGATGTCACAACagatgaaaaatacatttctgtACCTACTTAACTTCTGTCCTGTACTTAATCTCACTAACATGGATATTATTTTGCAGCTATAACAGAAAACAATTATAATTGAAGTCTTTTTTCAAAAAATGACCACATTTATGTCATAATTACATTGATCTCACGGCTGGTAATGGTTGTTCTTGAACAGAATCATGTTTGACAGTAGTGTAAAACACTAGTTCATAAACCTTTTAACCATAAAGATAGCCTACAGTAAGACTGATCATCAAAAACACTTTTGTAAAAATAACACCGCCCAGGCACAACACAGAGAAGTAATACGATTCTTAGGTGACATAAGATCtcgttttgtatttgattgacaTTCAAGAGTACGGCTTATTTATTATATTCATAATATTCCAATAATTACAAATTGTGTTTCGCTGTGCCGTGTGCGCGTCTTTGTATGTGCgaacgtgtgcgtgcgtgcgtgcatgtgtgtgtgcgctcgcatggttgcctgtgtgtgtgcgtgcgcacgtgTACGTATGCTTGCATGTAAATGTGAGTTAAACCTGAGAGCGCTATGAGCTATGTAAGGTGAGAGAGCTGCGGAGCATCCATTATGGACGGGACGGGAGTGCTCCGCTACACTCATGACTTAACCACCCAGGAGCCACATCCTATGTACTGTGATCTGGAAACTGTCTGTGGGATATCTGAATATTTCCCCACACCCGTGTGTTCCTTCTCACCACAGACAACATCAGACCCGTTGGAGGCCAGCAACATTTTCcgcacagggggtggggggaggggtttggTGGTGGTGGCTGCTATCACGGGGCGGATTAGGGGTCCCCATGTTTAAACTACAgacccctgggggggggggggggggggggggtctgtagtGTACAGTAGGACATTATGACATCATTATCAGCAGCATCACACCTCTCCAGTATACTGTGTTCTCCCCCATCCCACCCTGGGGATGACAGTAGACAGGGGGCAGGTGGGTTAGCCATGCTAACCGTGGCGACGTGAGGCGtcatagagaggggagggtttcGGTCTGAACGCTGCGTCCAAAGAGGAGCGCAGTCTAGCCCTTCACAAATGAACAGACTGGTGGAGACCTGGCTCCACCTTCCATTCATACACGTGTACTGAACGGTCCTGCCCAGTCATAGGTGAACCCAGCCCCCCTGTACAGCTCCggtctaaccccaaccctgggTCTAACGCTAACCCtgggtctaaccctaaccctgggtctaaccctaaccctgggtcTAACCAGCTACCCTCTGGGGTCAGTCCTATGTCCGTGCAACATGAGGGAGATCACACTCCTCTGCCTGTGGCTCAATGAGTGTTACAGTATTAAAACTCCTGACTTCACTACCTTAATGGGGTGTGAAATCAGTGTGTCATACactccctctgtcacacacacacacagacagacacacacacatagtgcaaGTGCACTGAAGCGCGGGAACACACTGATGAGCACAAGTGTACATACATGCACGCACtgtgacgcacacacatgcatcacacacacacatgaatcaacacacaggcacaaacaggcacacacgcaaATCTACACTTCATTGCTAGATAAGGACGTTGGCCTTGGACTGTGGTTGATAGCACATGTCTCTATCTCCAACCAAACATTGAGTCTGGCTAGCGATGTAGCGCGGTCCTTCCGTCCGTTCCGCGAGCAGGGTGGGAGTCCATGATGCAACAGTTCCCATTCAGAGAGGGTCTGCGTCAGTCTGAGAACTGGACTGAGGCTGTTCCTCTCCCACTCATCAGACTGCAGAGTCcggtgaagggggaggggcgcgtgtgtgtgcacgtgtgtgtgtgtgtgtgggggggggggggcaggctagGAAGAAGCAGGGGGGAAGTTGGTgtagtgaggtgtggtgaggtgaggcggggggagggggggggggaggggagtcctAGTCGTGGCCCTTGCGAGCGAACCCAAGGCCTGACAGCAGAAGGACAGACGTCACGTCAGATTACACAAGTGACAGAGTTTGGGAGctgagaagggtgggggggggggggggaggcagcggCGGGTTATCAAGGGGGAATGGGGGAGGGTAGTCATCGCCTGCGTCGTTTTGATTGGACAGAATCTGTCTGACTCAGTAAAAGCATTGTGATGTTCTTGTTTACAGTAGAGGCAACCCTTAGTAGTGGGTCCAATgattttaaatgcacccccaaACAGTTATAATACTAAATGACATAGAAATAAGCACTAAACGGAATAGCAAGCAATTAGTCACATTACTGCCAcaccaatctctctccctcgctctccacaTTTTCTTTCTGCGTCATAGCAGATTCagcatctaaacacacacagagccaactGTGAATCAGAGAGGCAAAGACTGTGACAATATGTCCACACAAAACCAGAGAAAAAGTCTATATCCAACAGAACAATTACAACATAAAATACTGTGTTCGTTTACATCGAGAGACAAAGGACAGTGGTGGCACGGTCGGCAGCTGCTGTGATGTTCAGCGTTGCAgggttcaaaacacacacacacacaccatcgtcAAATAGAACCAGGACTATGTACAAGGGCCAGGGCAGGTTTGAAGTCTGATTGAAGATCAAGGAGCGGTCTGAGAGTTTTCCAACCGACAACCAGTTGACTGAACATAGATGCAAATTCAGTAGGAGGATCAATGCCAGCCCCGGCAGACACAGTTAGAGAGGAGAACTTTATCAATAAATAAGTCGAGGCACCAGTGTGCTTCCCCATTCTGTCCTCTCAGGACAGGGTTGATCAATAAGTGTGAATGAAACATGAGTCTCGGCCTGTTCACCTGCTTTCAGATCATTCAACTGCTGTTCTTCTGAGAGCAGATCGCTAAGGGCAGATCTGGTCTGGTAGGAGCGGTTACAtcacccctgtctctccctcgggTGTCCAGACACCTCTTCCTGAACCATCAAGCTGGCCGCCTCTAGACGTTCCGGGCAGGAAGGCAGTCTTTAGTCCCTCCAGGCACCTGGCCTCTGTAGCCCTGGGAGAATCAGGTCCACTGGCATGGGCTCAAACAGCATCCGAGCACAGGTGAACACCAGGTTAACATCATTCCAACACtgatccccacccctcccacccggGTCTCCAACCTCCTCCAGAAGGTCATCTAGCAGACCACTAGCTCAAAACTGGGCCAGCTCATGGGCAGAACAGAGTTCAACCCTGAGCCTGACATTTCTCCCTTACCCACTACCCACTACCCCTTCCCGTGCTGCCCCCCACCAGTGAACCTGCAttctccagctccctcccccGCGTTTCCAGACCCCTTCGGCCAGAATTCTTGCCCTCTCTGACCCCCACATTAGACCCTCAGCCCCCATACAGAGCCAGTCCCCAGGGACCTCAGCCCCCATAGAGCCCCAGTCCCCAGGGCCCTCAGCCCCCATAGAGCCCCAGTCCCCAGGGCCCCCTGACTCTGGTCCTCCTCAGATGCTGGTCTGCAGTTCCCCGTTGTGCAGCGCGTTGTTCAGCTGCTGCATCGTCTCCCTGGCAACGGCCTCGTTCAGGAGCGCGTTGTGCGTCTCCGCGGTGACGTCGTTGACCATGCGCGTCCTGTCGGCCCTGCTGTCGCTGCGTTCCATCTCGTCCAGACCGGCCACCTTCTTAAGACACAGAACGTTCTGGAAACTCTTCTTGAAGTTGTCGGAGAGGAACGCGTAGAGGATGGGGTTGGCGCAGGAGTTGGCGTAGCCCAGCACCACCACAAACTCGAAGGTGCTCTTGAGGGCGGCCGTGGTGTTGATGGTGCCCGTCACCGAGGTCACGTTGAACACGTAGAAGGGCAGCCAGcaaaagacaaacacagccaccACGATGGACACCATCCTGGTCACCTTCCTCTCGGAGCGCTTCCTCTTGGATGAGCCCACGCGCATGCCGGACGACTTGACCTGCGGGGACGACAGGGGTGGACCACCGTCAGGAAAAAGGAAGGTTTTGATCAATCGGGGATTCACCTATCCCATAGACAGATCACCCTGATCGACATCAACCAGGATGTCGTCTCGGGTCGAACGAGAAACGCTTTGGGGCTCGGTGGGAGAAGCGGACGAGAGGCCTGTTGAAAAACAATGGGTGAACACACAGccacgaggaggaagaggaggaagaggagggaagaggaggaagaggagggaagaggaggaagaggaggaagaggaggatgaggagggaagaggaggaagaggaggaagaggagggaagaggagggaagaggaggaagaggagggaagaggaggaagaggagggaagaggaggaagaggaggatgaggagggaagaggaggaagaggaggaagaggaggatgaggagggaagaggaggaagaggaggatgacgagggaagaggaggaagaggaggaagaggaggatgaggagggaagaggaggaagaggaggaagaggaggaagaggaggatgaggaggatgaggagtgaAAAGGagtgaaaaggaggaagaggaggaagaagagggaagaggagtgaagaggagtgaaaaagaggaagaggaggaagaggaagaggagggaagaggagtgaagaggaggaagaggagggaagaggaggaagaggaggatgaggagggaagaggaggaagaggaggaaaaggaggaagaggaggatgaggaggaagaggagggaagaggaggatgaggagggaagaggaggatgaggaggatgaggaggatgaggagggaagaggaggatgaggaggatgaggagtgaAGAGGattgaaaaggaggaagaggaggaagaggaggaagaggagggaagaggagtgaagaggagtgaaaaggaggaagaggaggaagaggagggaagaggagggaagaggagtgaagaggagtgaaaaggaggaagaggaggaagaggagtgaagaggagtgaagtggaggaagaggagtgaagaggaggaagaggaggaagaggagtgaagaggagtgaagtggaggaagaggagtgaagaggaggaagaggaggacgaggagtgaagaggaggaagaggagtgaagaggaggagctcACCTTGACGATGATGAGCAGGTAGCAGAGGCAGATGACGGTGAGCGGGAGGAAGAAGCCGACAAAGAAGGTGTAGAACATGAAGGCCGTGTAGTATGCTGCCTGGGGCTCCGGCCACACGATGGTGCACGAGTGAGCCTGCTTCTTATTGGTTGTCAGCCCACTGAAGATCATGATTGGCAGATTGACTAGCAGGGACACTCCCCACACGGTGAGGTTAATGACCTTGGCCACCCGGGGCTTGCGCCACTTGGTGGATCTTATGGGATGAACCACTGCCAGGTATCGGTCAATGCTCATCACCGTCAAGCAAAAGATGCTGGTGAACTGGTTCAGGGAGTCTGGGCGAGGGGAGCACAGGAATAGATTTAGTCATCACACATTCTTTTGGTTTTACGATGAAAGATATTTCAGGGGAGTGACTGACTGCCTTGCATGAAAGCACCacactaaataaatataaaagtgTTCATTTCAGAGGCACTTTCATCCAAAACGACATCAATAATTCATACATCCAACCTCcggatctgcagtcaaatacaCCACCTCTGAGCTCCACCCATCCCTTATGATGGAGCGCCCGGTTTGGATGCAAACTCGcgaccttcccctcccccctctctgccttcccACCTACCCAGCGTCATGACGACCCGGCAGAGCACGACCCCAAAGGGCCAGTGCACCAGGGCCAGCTGCATGGCGATGAAGGGCAGACTGAGCATGCACAGCACGTCGGCCACGGCCAGGTTCAGGATGTAGATGTTGGTGACGGTTTTCATCTTGGCGTAGCGCAGGATGACGTAGATCACCAGCGTGTTGCCGCACAGCCCCACGGCGCACACGGCAAAGTAGATGAAGGTGATGACCACCGAGCTGGTCTTGTCGTAGATCGCCTCGCCGTCCTCCGCCGAGCGGTTGCCATCCTGGCCCAGGTCTGACTCGTTCCCCGGGAAGAAGCTGTCGTAGAGGAGGGGctcggggagggagaggttgggCGGAGACGGGAGGAGCGACCAGGGGTCCATGGTGGGtcgatggaggagggggaggagagggaggtggggttgagtgaggggaggacgggggggggagggggttggtgggagacaggtgggaggctgggctgggctggtgagTTAATAGTTTGAGAGACGAGGCCTTGAGAAGAATCACATCTCACCTAGAGATAcgtagagagaggaggttgggaggagaaggagaggtagaaagagcaggggggggggggtgagcaagGAGAGAGGTtttaaaagagggagagaaagagaaattatGTGAAATTATTCATGAAGAATTCATAAAGAATAAAAGAAGAACATCGAAACTAATTGGTCAAAAAAGTGCCATAACTGAAAAAGACAAATCatttagagatggagagagaggaagggagagagatagcgtgtgtgtgagtgtgtgtttgtgtgtgtgtttgttcgtgTCATACACCGAAGACAGAACAAATGTTGATTCAATCGATCTGATCTGGCCACTAGCTGCCATTATATGCGACGATTTAGATTTTTATGGAAGTTTAAACTAATGGAAATGACGTACTTTTATCCCAAACAATTGTATACAGTTAATCTTTTGGTGAGGAGCAAGGTCATTTTATCTAGCCTGATACAAAGTGTCACGAGAGACGCATAAAGCAGATATGCATAAAGCAGATTCTCTGTTCGCTTGTGCTGAGGCCAGTAAGCCCTGAGAAAGACTGTTTAGCCTGTGCGATATGAATGAACCAGAAAAATAACTACTATTAACAGGAAAGTGTGTGACATTTAAAATACGCCACACATGCATGATAAAAAGTCTAAGTCTATCATTTAGcctataatatatatttaatgGTGGTTACTCATTTTCAACGACAAAAAAGCTATTCTTATTTTCTCTTCGCATTCAGTTCCTTCGATATGCAGATACGTAGCCTTCATGAGGCTGGTTGGTGGTCCAACACCTCTACAGGTGATGGGACAGATAAATCAGTGCGCCAGTGCGCCGTATATGCGCACTAAAAACAGCATGCACACTGGCACGTCTCGTATGCCTCTCTATTTTAATGTGAGAATAGAAAGTAACGGTGAATTACCCCACAGTAACAGTGTGTATTTTGTCATTGAAAGCAAATGTTTTAACTCGAAGGAAAATCATGTTATCTGAAAGTTACTCGATATaatacataaataataataataatactacaaTAAAATAGGCTACACAAACGACTGTAACATAAAAAGAGGTCATTTGAGAAATAAATTTAGGATTTGAGATTATACTTCACAAAAAAGTTTCAGTTTCAGATTAAGAATTACCTTCAAATCGAAAACTTGATTGTCATATTCGTCCCATTAGGGCAATGTGTCATTTCAAGAAAGAGTAGCCCGGGTAGTCAAACTTGTCTGTTTGGGAAGCGTCGAGAATCCAAATGGTGGCGTCATTTTGACCAATACCGCTGTCCTCTTCCTTGCTAATATTCCACCTGTTCGCTGATTACGCACCCCAGCTGGCGCAGTCTTCCGACTGTCTTCGTTGCTATCTTCACCAAATAATAATATACTTTTACGCTTTAGTTAAGTGCATGTTGGGTTTTATTTACAATTCAGCAAATCATTTCCAGATAGTTTCGAGTGAATAACAGCAACGTATCTAGAGTGTCTTGGCACCGAATCCCGGTGGTCTGAACGATTGCGAAATCTCTTCGCAACAGGAGGACTGTGGCgcgcggaggagagagaggagcgcacGCAGCCTGCTCAGCGCTCTGAGCAGTGCCCCCCGTGTTGCCGTGCTGTGTGCAGTTGGAGATCGAGATGTGTGTAGAGTGCGTGTGCGCGTTCGTGCACGAGCGCCCGTGTTGTAGACAGTCTGCATGCAGACGGAACAGCCGAACCGTTATACGAGCCTTCCTCCTACCGCCCTTGTGAAAACCAAAGTCCTACCAACGTGTCCTTCGGGGTGCGTGGAGGAAACTCAACTGTCACACCAATACTTGCGCGCTGACATTCTGTGGCGATCACAGACCATGCATTCCTGTCACACTGCATGCCCCCGGTGTAAACAGCTGTCAGGTGTTCACTTGGCAGAACCCTTGTTTCTGTGGTTACCCAAGGTCTACCGCTCTACAATATCCATGCGGGTCTTTATAAAGAGGCGCAAGTAGGACTAGTTACAGCGCGCACAGATGGCGGGCGTCTTGTGTGACCTCTGTCAGACCAGTTTGCGAAAGTACCCTATTGCACACATTTTCCCACTGGGTATTTTTCCATGTGCTGGGTcaactttctactaaataaaAAAACCCATTAATCTTCTGATATTTCAGAAATAGGTTAAAGATCCCATGGAACAATTGTGATAAGAAAGTTTGTTGTGTTTGGCTAAATCTCAACTCCAGATCCCTTGACGGGCCCTTGGCCTTTATCTATGGAATGACTGAAAAGCCTAGGGGGACCTAAAACACAACAGACATTCAGCCTTGGATAAGTTAATGTACAACACTCCAATAAGCCTTCACCTCTGACCGCAATCTGTGAGCAAACAAGTGTGTTGTCCTAAAAGTGTAAACCTCAAGACATGATAATTGTCATTGCCACATTGACACTGAAGAATGTAGTTGGGTTTTGCCCGTTTTTATGGATTTTAGAAATGTACATTGAAAAATATGTTGCTTCTTCAGTCTGTTGCTTGTTGTTTAATCAACCTTGACATCCTTGAAAATAAATGTTCCTTGTTATTAATCTATATCTTCTTTTATCATCTCAAGTGTGACCTATTCATCATCCTCCACCCTCGCTTCATCTCTGGATGTTGTTTGTGCAGTAACTCACAGTcgcatacagtgtgtgtatacaaTGTGTGTATAAATGATGGATATAGGCACAATCCTTACGTAATGGCCTCCTATATGGCAAGAGCTATTACTGATGTGGCCGCCAGTGCATCTTTGTGTTGATGCTGTTTGTtaatgtgtgttgtttgtgtgtgttggttgtatGTACCcaagtgtgtgtctatgtgcgtatgtgtttgtgtgtgtgtgtgtgtgtgtgtgtgtgagagagagaaaagtcacGTCCCTGATATCCCTGGCCCAACTAtgtcagagtgacagagagagtgctGCAGCAATGCAATCAGCGGGTGGAGAGTGACACGTCACAAGTGTTTCCTATCAGTTCCGAACACAGGGTGGTCTTGTGGCATTAGATTGGAAACAGGATATTAAGATGATTGTATTCACTGAAAGCAAATATCACCTGGAGCCACCAAGACCATTTCAGCGCACAGTCAATTTCAGGTTTTTAAAGAGGGTTGACAATTGTGTTTTCGGTCAGAGCTGAACCTAATCTGTGTGTGACTACTTTATGATGTCCATTTAAATTGGGAGAAATTATTTTTCTATAAACGGTGATCTCATGAGAACAGAATTGATTTTGTTTATTCTGTAACTTCCTGTTTCAAATGTTGACACAGAGTTGTAACAGCAGCTCAGACTTATTTGGTCTATTATCTTCCTCTTCCAACTTGTCAGACTTTCTACaacatgcgcgcgcacacacacacacacacacacacacacacacacacacacagtacacaatgtactaaacacacactgtacaaacatgagaacaaacacacatgcgtagactacatgttTTATCAGTGTGAGAGAATCTAATGCTCTCCCATGGTGtttcatggggggggggtttatcaTTGGAGCATGTATACATCTGGATGAATCTTTCAggcaattacattacatttagtcatttagcagacactcttatccagagcaaaagtattaaaaatattatttttatcACATCACGAAAGTATTAAGAGACGAGGATACTTGCGAATGATGTGCAGAGGCATGTGTGGGAGATGTGCGTGTGCACTggtgtgccagggagagagtaaaagagacagggagagggccaGTGAGAAAAATTAGAAAAttagagtgggagagagaaggtgaaaaaGACAAAGTGAGAGTGTGAGCGAGAGTGTGAAAAGGAGAAGAAATAAAAGAGGGATCGTAGGagtaagggagggagacaaTGATTAAGACATGCCCGACAGCTGTTAGGAGTAGAATTGTGCAATTGATCTTCATTGATCTAGCAtacgccccccaccccaccccacccaccacacacacacatacatacatacacacacactcacccatcattacaccccccttctctctctcccggggCCTCTTGCAGCTGATTTTAACTACAGCCCAGGGTTGAGGCTGAACCACATGTGAGAAAATAACAAGGTGAAAAAGAACCGTTCTTAATTAAAACCTTACATGGAGATGCCATTCCCCTCTGAGCATCTCTCCAGGTTTACCATGTCCTAATTAAAGGGGCCAATAGGAGAGCTCCATCTCCAATTCCTCTCCCCATTGGAGGTCATATCTGTTAcagatttattattattctccaGAGGTCGACCCAGTATGGAGACTTCTCTAATCTGGCTGAGCTCTCGttcctcatcctgtctctctagAGAACCTCCAGAATGGTGACAGTCGAGCAAACATGCCCctgtgaccccccacccccccctcaaagtgagagtgtgtgctggACCGCTGGGTTGTTGACCCGCCCAACCACCCTGGGTAGGAAGGGAGGTGGCCCCTGGACTCAGACTCACAGTACTGCGGGGGTGGTTAAGTCACCACGCTAGGAGGACCTGCTATTAGCCAGAAGATGACATGGTCATTTTGGTCTAATGGTtcaatgtgatgtgtgtgtgtggactgatcTCTGTtggatagacaaacacacaaacatacacaaatgtGTGTAGATGAGTGTCACTCCCCAGCTTCTTGTCCTCATACAAAAGCCTAAAGATGAAAATGAAAGTGCAAGAATGATCTTCCATCCTCTGTAGAATAAAACAGACTGGAGAAGAAGAAGTATATTTTCTTTTTATGATCTCTGAAATTGGGGTGTGAAACGATACAACAGAAGCCTGATCAAGCCCAACATGACGTCTGGAAACCATCCCTAAAAAGGAGCCCATTTGAGTCGTTGGAAATTCGAGAGCTCTTAAAATCTTTCAGTGAACAGAGCCCACTTTACAGGATAGCTAATGAAACACACATGGCTGCGAGCAGCCAGCGCTGCTAGTGGAGCAACTCTGACATTTCAGCGATCGCCTCGCCTCAGCTTCGCAGAATAATAAAACCCTGGTTTGGCATGGAGGTGCATATAGCTGCGAGCCAGTCTAGCAAGAAAAAAGCAGGTATATGAGTATGAGTCGTGTCTCTGTAGAAACTTGGAAACATGTAAATAAACGTAGAAATATTTTGTTGTCTGTGTTGTACCTTTATGTGTTTTAATGTTACTTATTTACTTACTGTTCTCTGTGAGGATAGTAGTACAGAAAGTAGTTACACTTATGTCAGTGAGCATAGTGAACTTTACATTTAAACTGCTGTGTATTTATAAATGGCATTTGAATATTGAGTGCATGAAATTTAGTTTCACAATAAAAGTAAGATACAAAAAAGAAATCCAGAAGGAAGCAGTGAATATTGAACATCTacagtatttacatttttggttGGGAAAGGACACTTCTGTTGTTAATGCTTATGCTAAAACGTGTGTTCGTTAACTGAATAATACTGTCACTACTGAATAATTTAAGAGAAATTAAGACAAACATTGAGACAATTCTTTACCCAAAAAATTATTAAATGTAATTTACTTGTGTATTTG includes:
- the sstr2a gene encoding somatostatin receptor type 2 isoform X1; translated protein: MDPWSLLPSPPNLSLPEPLLYDSFFPGNESDLGQDGNRSAEDGEAIYDKTSSVVITFIYFAVCAVGLCGNTLVIYVILRYAKMKTVTNIYILNLAVADVLCMLSLPFIAMQLALVHWPFGVVLCRVVMTLDSLNQFTSIFCLTVMSIDRYLAVVHPIRSTKWRKPRVAKVINLTVWGVSLLVNLPIMIFSGLTTNKKQAHSCTIVWPEPQAAYYTAFMFYTFFVGFFLPLTVICLCYLLIIVKVKSSGMRVGSSKRKRSERKVTRMVSIVVAVFVFCWLPFYVFNVTSVTGTINTTAALKSTFEFVVVLGYANSCANPILYAFLSDNFKKSFQNVLCLKKVAGLDEMERSDSRADRTRMVNDVTAETHNALLNEAVARETMQQLNNALHNGELQTSI
- the sstr2a gene encoding somatostatin receptor type 2 isoform X2, translated to MDPWSLLPSPPNLSLPEPLLYDSFFPGNESDLGQDGNRSAEDGEAIYDKTSSVVITFIYFAVCAVGLCGNTLVIYVILRYAKMKTVTNIYILNLAVADVLCMLSLPFIAMQLALVHWPFGVVLCRVVMTLDSLNQFTSIFCLTVMSIDRYLAVVHPIRSTKWRKPRVAKVINLTVWGVSLLVNLPIMIFSGLTTNKKQAHSCTIVWPEPQAAYYTAFMFYTFFVGFFLPLTVICLCYLLIIVKVKSSGMRVGSSKRKRSERKVTRMVSIVVAVFVFCWLPFYVFNVTSVTGTINTTAALKSTFEFVVVLGYANSCANPILYAFLSDNFKKSFQNVLCLKKVAGLDEMERSDSRADRTRMVNDAVARETMQQLNNALHNGELQTSI
- the sstr2a gene encoding somatostatin receptor type 2 isoform X3 — its product is MDPWSLLPSPPNLSLPEPLLYDSFFPGNESDLGQDGNRSAEDGEAIYDKTSSVVITFIYFAVCAVGLCGNTLVIYVILRYAKMKTVTNIYILNLAVADVLCMLSLPFIAMQLALVHWPFGVVLCRVVMTLDSLNQFTSIFCLTVMSIDRYLAVVHPIRSTKWRKPRVAKVINLTVWGVSLLVNLPIMIFSGLTTNKKQAHSCTIVWPEPQAAYYTAFMFYTFFVGFFLPLTVICLCYLLIIVKVKSSGMRVGSSKRKRSERKVTRMVSIVVAVFVFCWLPFYVFNVTSVTGTINTTAALKSTFEFVVVLGYANSCANPILYAFLSDNFKKSFQNVLCLKKVAGLDEMERSDSRADRTRMVNDVTQLNNALHNGELQTSI